A part of Patagioenas fasciata isolate bPatFas1 chromosome 30, bPatFas1.hap1, whole genome shotgun sequence genomic DNA contains:
- the KCNJ9 gene encoding G protein-activated inward rectifier potassium channel 3 isoform X2, producing the protein MAQDNAAFCGVPEGLPGDTKPPLVPPRRRGAGARKRQRYVEKDGKCNVQHGNVRETYRYLTDIFTTLVDLKWRFSLLVFILAYAVTWLFFGLIWWFIAYCRGDLEHLEDHAWTPCVNNLNGFVSAFLFSIETETTIGYGHRVITDKCPEGIVLLLLQAILGSMVNAFMVGCMFVKISQPNKRAETLVFSSHAVVSLRDDRLCLMFRVGDLRDSHIVEASIRAKLIKSKQTQEGEFIPLDQTDLSVGFETGDDRLFLVSPLIISHEIDERSPFWDVSRHQLEKDDFEIVVILEGMVEATGDISPAWGHLNPGCSCPILLGSDPKFPLPLKLSLGPPLQNKPIAGGAAFTRSLGRGSR; encoded by the exons ATGGCGCAAGACAACGCCGCCTTCTGCGGGGTCCCCGAGGGGCTCCCGGGGGACACCAAGCCCCCCTTGGTCCCCCCCAGGCGTCGGGGGGCCGGCGCCCGCAAGCGCCAGCGTTACGTGGAGAAGGACGGGAAGTGCAACGTGCAACACGGGAACGTGCGGGAGACTTACCGCTACCTCACCGACATCTTCACCACGCTGGTGGACCTCAAGTGGCGCTTCAGCCTCCTCGTCTTCATCCTGGCCTACGCCGTCACCTGGCTCTTCTTCGGCCTCATCTGGTGGTTCATCGCCTACTGCCGGGGGGACCTGGAGCACCTGGAGGACCACGCTTGGACGCCTTGCGTCAACAACCTCAACGGTTTCGTCTCCGCCTTCCTCTTCTCCATTGAGACGGAGACCACCATCGGCTACGGCCACCGCGTCATCACCGACAAGTGTCCCGAGGGCATCGTGTTGCTGCTCCTCCAGGCCATCCTGGGCTCCATGGTCAACGCCTTCATGGTGGGCTGCATGTTCGTGAAGATCTCCCAACCCAACAAGCGCGCCGAGACCCTGGTGTTCTCGTCCCACGCCGTGGTCTCGCTGCGGGACGACCGGCTCTGCCTGATGTTCCGCGTGGGCGACCTGCGGGACTCGCACATCGTGGAGGCGTCCATCCGCGCCAagctcatcaagtccaagcaGACGCAGGAGGGCGAGTTCATCCCCCTGGACCAGACCGACCTGAGCGTGGGCTTCGAGACGGGCGACGACCGGCTCTTCCTCGTCTCGCCCCTCATCATCAGCCACGAGATCGACGAGCGCAGCCCCTTCTGGGACGTCTCGCGGCACCAGCTGGAGAAGGACGATTTCGAGATCGTCGTCATCCTCGAGGGGATGGTGGAGGCCACAG GGGACATCTCACCTGCATGGGGACATCTCAACCCTGGGTGTTCCTGCCCCATCCTACTGGGAAGTGACCCCAAATTCCCCCTCCCCCTCAAGCtcagcctgggtccccccctccaGAACAAGCCCATTGCGGGGGGTGCCGCCTTCACCAGGAGCTTGGGGAGGGGGTCCCGATGA
- the KCNJ9 gene encoding G protein-activated inward rectifier potassium channel 3 isoform X1: MAQDNAAFCGVPEGLPGDTKPPLVPPRRRGAGARKRQRYVEKDGKCNVQHGNVRETYRYLTDIFTTLVDLKWRFSLLVFILAYAVTWLFFGLIWWFIAYCRGDLEHLEDHAWTPCVNNLNGFVSAFLFSIETETTIGYGHRVITDKCPEGIVLLLLQAILGSMVNAFMVGCMFVKISQPNKRAETLVFSSHAVVSLRDDRLCLMFRVGDLRDSHIVEASIRAKLIKSKQTQEGEFIPLDQTDLSVGFETGDDRLFLVSPLIISHEIDERSPFWDVSRHQLEKDDFEIVVILEGMVEATGMTCQARSSYLADEVLWGHRFTPLLSLEEGFYEVDYGGFHHTVPVPTPACSARQLAAAAARRDAHLYWSIPSRLDQPLEEAAGGAPPGTPRQRNGSLASPEGR, from the exons ATGGCGCAAGACAACGCCGCCTTCTGCGGGGTCCCCGAGGGGCTCCCGGGGGACACCAAGCCCCCCTTGGTCCCCCCCAGGCGTCGGGGGGCCGGCGCCCGCAAGCGCCAGCGTTACGTGGAGAAGGACGGGAAGTGCAACGTGCAACACGGGAACGTGCGGGAGACTTACCGCTACCTCACCGACATCTTCACCACGCTGGTGGACCTCAAGTGGCGCTTCAGCCTCCTCGTCTTCATCCTGGCCTACGCCGTCACCTGGCTCTTCTTCGGCCTCATCTGGTGGTTCATCGCCTACTGCCGGGGGGACCTGGAGCACCTGGAGGACCACGCTTGGACGCCTTGCGTCAACAACCTCAACGGTTTCGTCTCCGCCTTCCTCTTCTCCATTGAGACGGAGACCACCATCGGCTACGGCCACCGCGTCATCACCGACAAGTGTCCCGAGGGCATCGTGTTGCTGCTCCTCCAGGCCATCCTGGGCTCCATGGTCAACGCCTTCATGGTGGGCTGCATGTTCGTGAAGATCTCCCAACCCAACAAGCGCGCCGAGACCCTGGTGTTCTCGTCCCACGCCGTGGTCTCGCTGCGGGACGACCGGCTCTGCCTGATGTTCCGCGTGGGCGACCTGCGGGACTCGCACATCGTGGAGGCGTCCATCCGCGCCAagctcatcaagtccaagcaGACGCAGGAGGGCGAGTTCATCCCCCTGGACCAGACCGACCTGAGCGTGGGCTTCGAGACGGGCGACGACCGGCTCTTCCTCGTCTCGCCCCTCATCATCAGCCACGAGATCGACGAGCGCAGCCCCTTCTGGGACGTCTCGCGGCACCAGCTGGAGAAGGACGATTTCGAGATCGTCGTCATCCTCGAGGGGATGGTGGAGGCCACAG GGATGACGTGCCAGGCCCGCAGCTCGTACCTGGCGGACGAGGTGCTGTGGGGCCACCGTTTCACGccgctgctcagcctggaggaaGGGTTCTACGAGGTGGACTACGGGGGGTTCCACCACACCGTGCCGGTGCCCACCCCCGCCTGCAGCGCCCGGCAGttggcggccgccgccgcccgccgggaCGCGCATCTCTACTGGTCCATCCCCAGCCGCctggaccagccgctggaggaggcggcggggggggcgccgCCCGGTACCCCCCGCCAGCGCAACGGCAGCCTGGCCAGCCCCGAGGGGCGGTGA